CCCTGTTTCTTATTGGTCTCTTAAAGAAGTGGCGGAGCGTAGCCTTACCCGCCCTTTTGAGGGGTCTACAGATGAGGCGGCAATGCGCCTGGACACTTTATTGCGCGACGCCGTCAAACTTCGTATGGTCGCGGATGTACCGTTAGGTACGTTTTTGTCGGGTGGGCTTGATTCTTCTACAGTTGTGGCTTTGATGCAGGCCCAAAGCGAACGGCCGGTAAAAACTTTTACCATCGGTTTTTACGAGGCCGGCTACAATGAAGCCGAAAATGCTAGGGCGGTAGCCCAACATCTGGGTACTGAACATACCGAACTCTATTTAACCCCGGACCAGGCTTTAGGCGTGATCCCTCGTTTGCCCACGCTTTATGATGAACCTTTTGCTGATGCTTCCCAAATTCCCACTTTTTTGGTTTCTGAACTGACCCGGCAATATGTGACGGTCAGTTTATCCGGCGATGGCGGCGATGAACTTTTTGCCGGATATAAGTGGTATTTTCGTGGGGAGAACAACTGGCGCAGGCTTAGCCGCATCCCTTCTACCCTAAAAAGGGTAGCGGCAAAATCGCTAACCACCTTGTCTCCTGATACGTGGGAAATTTTGTTCAGGCAAATGGCGCCAGTATTGCTGCACAAGATTAAATCACGCAATCTCAATGAAGAGAAACCCTATCATTTGGCTGAAGTTCTGCAAATTGAACAACCTGAATTGTTTTATGCCTGGTTAATCTCTCATTGGAAACATCCGGCTGTCCTGCTTTCAGGAGCGCAAGAACCGCTAACTGTGCTGACTGACCGTTCTCGTTGGGCGAATTTACCCGATTTTATGCACCGGATGATGTACCTGGATACCGCGCTCAATTTACCGGACGCCATGCTGACCAAAGTTGACCGGGCCAGTATGGGGGTTAGTCTTGAAGTGCGCGTGCCGTTACTGGACCATCGGGTGGTAGAATTTGCCTGGCGGTTGCCCCTGTCTATGAAGGTAAAAAATGGTCAGAGCAAGTGGCTTTTACGCCGGATTTTAAATGATTATGTGCCGGCGGAATTGATTGAGCGCCCCAAACAAGGTTTCAGCGTGCCCATTGCGGCCTGGCTGCGCGGCCCGTTGCGAGATTGGGCCGAGGCGCTTCTGGCTGAACGGCGATTACGAGAAGAGGGATACTTTCAGCCACACTTGATCCGGCAAAAATGGTCGGAGCATCTTTCAGGCAAATATAATTGGTATTATTATCTATGGGATGTATTGATGTTCCAGGCCTGGCTGGACGAATGGGGCAGCGGCTGAAAAACCCCTCGTTATCTCAAGCCTGTCTATCCAAACTACGGTATAACTGATGAGTCGCACTAAAAAAGTAGTCATTCTCACCTCCATTCACCCTCCCTTTGATGTCCGAATTTATCAACACCAGGCCAGAACTTTGGCCGATGAGGGGTATGAAGTAAGCCTGATGGGCACCAATATTCACGCTCATAAAACTTCCGAGGGAATTTTTGTTACTGGTGTCCCCCAACCCAAGGGGAAATTGGGCCGGTTGTTCAATTGGTTGGAATTTTTCAAGATTGCGTTGGCTCAGAAGGCAGATGTCTATCATTTTCACGATCCTGATCTTTTGCTTGTGGGTCTATTCCTACAATTGTTTAGCCGAAGGCCCGTTGTTTATGATTGCCACGAAGCCTATTGGGAAGTTATCCAAGAGCGGGAATGGGTCCCAAAGTTGTTACGGCCCCTGGCGGGTTTTATGTATAACCTCCTGGAGTATTTGGTTACCAGGTTTTTAGCCGCGGTGGTTATCGCCAGCCCAGGCCAGCAAATTCATCTTCCTGACGCTATATTGATCAGAAACCTTCCAAGGTTGGAAAACTTTGCCTTACCAAAACAAGCCAACAGAAATCCCACCCAGCTTATCTACCTTGGTCTGCTGGCGCATGAACGCGGCATAGAGGATTTGATCGAAGCCTGCCGGTTACTGCTCAAAGAGAGAGATGTAAAAATTTTCCTGGTTGGCGGCGTTGCCGATAAAAAAACCGGCTCGGCCATTGACCAACTCATCCCGGCTTATGGTCTGGACGAGTCCATAAAGTATTTGGGCGTAGTCACTTATTCTGAGGGCGTTGAGTTGTTAACCCAATCGTCAATAGGGCTTATTCCCTTTAGAGCGACCCCGGCTCTTTGCCGGGCAATTCCGGTAAAGATGTTTGAATATATGGCCTGTGGCCTACCCATTGTGGCTACCGATTTGCCTCTCACTGCGGCTGTGGTCAAGGAAGTTAATTGCGGGCTGATTGTGCCGCCTGCCAATCCTTGTTTGATTGCCGAAGCCATTGCCTACTTGCTCGATCACCCCCAGGAAGCGCGTAAAATGGGCGAAAATGGACGGCAAGCGGTGTTGGAAAGGTATAACTGGGAGAGTGAGGCTAAAAAACTACTAGATCTTTACGCTTTTTTATTAACGTGAAATGGGTATGAATGATCAAACACCTTTTGTTTCCCTGATAGTCCCTATGCGGAATGAGGCTGCTCACATCCGGCGCTGTTTGGATAGTATCCTTAGCCAGGATTATCCCCTGGCTTGCCTGGAAGTGTTGGTGATTGATGGACAATCCACGGACAACGCCGGCATGATTGTGGCTGATTATGCCGCCAAATACCCTCACCTGCGCTTATTACAGAATCCAAAAAAAATTATTCCGGCGGCCTGGAATATCGGCATCCGGCATGCGCAGGGACAAATTGTGGGGATGGTGAACGCGCACAGTATGTTGGCCCCTGATTACGTTAAAGAATGTGTGGCTGCCTTGCGCCGTAGCGGCGCAGCCGGAGTGGGCGGGGTTATGCATCCGGTTGGCCAGGGTTATGTGAGCCAGGCGATTGCGTTGGCTTTGGGCCATCCATTCAGCGCCGGTGATGCGCGTTACCGCTACTCCCGGCAGGAAGCTTTTGTGGATACGGTGCCTCTGGGGGTGTATTGGCGTAAGATTTTTGAGCGGGCGGGTTTTTTTGACGAAGCCATGGTGCGCAATGAAGATTTTGAATTCAACTACCGCGTGCGACAATCAGGCGGGAAATTGTTTCTATCGCCGGCCATCCGTTTTTATTACATTCCGCGTTCTTCTTTGCGGGCCTTGTGGCGCCAATATTTCCAGAACGGCCGCTGGAAAGTGGTCACCGTGCAAAAACACCCCGCTTCTCTGCGCTGGCGACAAACAATACCGCCTCTTTTTGTCGGCCTTCTTTTTGGCAGCTTGCTGCTGACCGTTTTTTGGCCCATTGTTTTTTGGCTGTTTATATTTGGGCTGGGTTGTTATTTGTTGACCAACCTGGTGGTGAGCATCATCCTTTCTGCGCAAAACGGTTGGCGTTATTGGCCCATTTTACCCCTTGTTTTTGCCGTTATCCATTTTGCCTGGGGTTTAGGCTTTTGGTATGGAGTGGTAACAATTCCTATCAGGTTCAGGCTGGATAACGCCATTCAAAACCGGTGAGGTGATGATGAATTTTTTTATACCCCAAAACAGGCTCACCTATCGTTATTTTGCCCAATTTGTAATTTGGAGTTTACTCTCTGTGGTTTCTTTTTCTATGGCTTTGGTAGCGCATGTTTATATTGGCCATTTTTCTCGATACCTGGCTGATGATTTCTGCTTGACCGGCAATGTGCAATCTATGGGTGTGCTTGGGGCTGTTAAGGCCTTGTACATATCCTGGACCGGAACGCCTTCCTCACTAATTGCCTTCAGCGTGGCCGGATTGTTTGGCCCCAACCTTCCTTCTGTTTTACCTGCCCTGGCCCTGCTTCTCTGGTTAGTTGGACTTACCTGGACTGTCCGCCAATTTTTTCAAGGGAATCGCTTATATCCGGCCGTAACTGCCTTGATTTTTGCCGAGCTTATCATCTATGCCACCCTGGATAGCGCGCCGAATGTGATCCAATCATTTTATTGGCAAACCGGCATGCTCAAATATCTGCCCAGCCCCATTCTTTTGTCTATCTATGTGGGCTTTATTGCTTATAGCCTAAAGCGGATCGGCCGTCATTCAGTTGCTCTCCCGTGGTTGGTAGTTATTAGCGCAGGGTTCACCTTTATGGCCGGGGGATTTTCTGAAACTTATGTCGCTTTACAAACAGGGATGTTACTATTGGCAGTGGTAATATGTTTAATTGGCGTTCCCACTGCTGCCAAACGTATTGCCTTGCCCTTACTCATCGCCGGTTTAATAGGCTCTGTTTTGGCTTTAGTTGTCGTAGTTATTGCGCCGGGTAATCAGGTTCGACAATCTCACGTGGGTTCTCCTACTAACAATGCCTATTCACTTATTGCATTGTCCCTTTTGTATACTTTCCAATTTATAAAAGAATCTCTCTTGCGTTCGCCATTGACAGTAATGGTTTCATTCTTGTTCCCTTTGTTGTTTTCATTCCAGTGGCATTCCTGGCCTCTGGTCCTCAACTATAAAAAAATATTCTGGCTATTTGGCCTATCCTGTGTCGTTGGATACCTCCTGGTCATGTTCTGTGTTGCGCCGTCGGTATATGCTATCGCTTCTCCCCTGGTGCCGCGGGCAGGCGTGATTCCTCAATTCCTCCTTATTTGTTTTATGGTGGGGTGGGGTTATTTTGCCGGCCTTCTCCTCAAACAGTCCCTGCCGTTATCCTGGAAAAAAGCATCGCCGTGTTGGACTATTTTTGCTTCAGCCTTCTTGATTGTTTTTTTAGTAGTGGGACCGGTTGCTTCTACCAAACGCACTTTTTCTTTAGCCCCCATGGCCAAAATGTATGCTTCAATATGGGATGAGCGGGACGCGGGAATAAAGTCCGCTAAAGCCCAGGGCCACATGAATTTGGCCGTACCGGCTTTGCCCCCCATAGGCGGCATTGAAGATCTTGGTTCAGATCCAAACTATTGGCTCAATAATTGTGTGGCCAAATATTACGGTATTTATTCAATTGTGGCTCAATAAGTGAGAATTTCACCAGAATACTATTTGCTGCAAACTCTGATTAACAGTACAATAGCAGCCGGTTGATAGTGATTAACTGAGGTACTCCCCCGTGTACATCTCTAGGTCGAATGCCCAGCAGTCTCTTGCCCAACCGCGCCGCCAGATTCTATCGGTCCAGTTGGCCGAACACAAAACTATTTTGGCAGCGGTAGACGGCATTTTGGTTTTTATGGCGTTGTTGCTCGGTTTATGGTTAGGGGCGCAGCGGTCCGGTTGGGTATTCTCGTTTAAATTAGTTTTGGCTTATAGCCCCTGGTTTGTGGGCCTTATGGCGCTGTATTTTGTTTTTGCTTCGGCCAACGATGCTTATCGCCCCCGGGTGACCTCTGATACAGTAGCTTCTACCATTGCCTTGATAAAAACAGTTTTAGGGGTATTCATTTTATATCTATTGGTTTATGCCCTGATTCCCTATCCTTATTCTTTGCCCCGCCACTTCATTGGCTTTTTTGCCGTTATCTCCCCCTTTTTACTTTTAGGGTGGCGACATTTATATCGGTTAGCCTTTGCTATGCCGGTTTTTCAGCGCAAGGCCATTATTGTTGGCGCCGGCTGGGCCGGCCAGACAATTGCCAGGACCCTAAAGGATTTTGCCCCTGCCCATTTTGAAGTGGTAGGCTTTGTTGATGACGACCCGG
This Anaerolineae bacterium DNA region includes the following protein-coding sequences:
- the asnB gene encoding asparagine synthase (glutamine-hydrolyzing), whose product is MCGLTGFLDLSGQTGPTELRTRVAQMTHTLHHRGPDNGDVWVDVVAGLALGHRRLAIIDLSPEGRQPMHSADGRYVIVFNGEIYNFELLRPELVQRGHSFRGHSDTEVMLAAISEWGLPAAVKKFIGMFAFVLWDRQERTLSLVRDRLGIKPLYYGWVGQTFLFGSELKALCAHPHFTGQVNRDVLALYLRHGYVPTPYSIYQGIGKLPAGTILTVRAAEPTAPLTPVSYWSLKEVAERSLTRPFEGSTDEAAMRLDTLLRDAVKLRMVADVPLGTFLSGGLDSSTVVALMQAQSERPVKTFTIGFYEAGYNEAENARAVAQHLGTEHTELYLTPDQALGVIPRLPTLYDEPFADASQIPTFLVSELTRQYVTVSLSGDGGDELFAGYKWYFRGENNWRRLSRIPSTLKRVAAKSLTTLSPDTWEILFRQMAPVLLHKIKSRNLNEEKPYHLAEVLQIEQPELFYAWLISHWKHPAVLLSGAQEPLTVLTDRSRWANLPDFMHRMMYLDTALNLPDAMLTKVDRASMGVSLEVRVPLLDHRVVEFAWRLPLSMKVKNGQSKWLLRRILNDYVPAELIERPKQGFSVPIAAWLRGPLRDWAEALLAERRLREEGYFQPHLIRQKWSEHLSGKYNWYYYLWDVLMFQAWLDEWGSG
- a CDS encoding glycosyltransferase family 4 protein gives rise to the protein MSRTKKVVILTSIHPPFDVRIYQHQARTLADEGYEVSLMGTNIHAHKTSEGIFVTGVPQPKGKLGRLFNWLEFFKIALAQKADVYHFHDPDLLLVGLFLQLFSRRPVVYDCHEAYWEVIQEREWVPKLLRPLAGFMYNLLEYLVTRFLAAVVIASPGQQIHLPDAILIRNLPRLENFALPKQANRNPTQLIYLGLLAHERGIEDLIEACRLLLKERDVKIFLVGGVADKKTGSAIDQLIPAYGLDESIKYLGVVTYSEGVELLTQSSIGLIPFRATPALCRAIPVKMFEYMACGLPIVATDLPLTAAVVKEVNCGLIVPPANPCLIAEAIAYLLDHPQEARKMGENGRQAVLERYNWESEAKKLLDLYAFLLT
- a CDS encoding glycosyltransferase family 2 protein yields the protein MNDQTPFVSLIVPMRNEAAHIRRCLDSILSQDYPLACLEVLVIDGQSTDNAGMIVADYAAKYPHLRLLQNPKKIIPAAWNIGIRHAQGQIVGMVNAHSMLAPDYVKECVAALRRSGAAGVGGVMHPVGQGYVSQAIALALGHPFSAGDARYRYSRQEAFVDTVPLGVYWRKIFERAGFFDEAMVRNEDFEFNYRVRQSGGKLFLSPAIRFYYIPRSSLRALWRQYFQNGRWKVVTVQKHPASLRWRQTIPPLFVGLLFGSLLLTVFWPIVFWLFIFGLGCYLLTNLVVSIILSAQNGWRYWPILPLVFAVIHFAWGLGFWYGVVTIPIRFRLDNAIQNR